The following is a genomic window from Episyrphus balteatus chromosome 1, idEpiBalt1.1, whole genome shotgun sequence.
TCAATTATACTCAAGAATACATTGAACATGGTTACTTAGAGCTCTGTATACCGGCTAAAAATGGAGAAGtataatttcaacatttttaaaaaaatctttaaataaattttaatgacatAATGTATCACTATAGTTTCAAATGCCAGAGAATTATCTTCATATCTGGCCAAGGGGTTCCTACATGATGATTGCTCTACCAAATCAAGACAAATCATTTACAGTGACTCTTTCAATGCCATTTACAGTTTTCAGCACAATAACAGATGCCGATTCTTTGATTGAattctttgaaacaaattacTGCGATGCTCTTCCTTTGATTGGAAAAGAAAAACTTATTAAGGATTTCTTTAAATCGAAACCACAACATTTGGTATCAATTAAGGTGTTATTTTAAGTCTTTTTTGTCATTTGAGTTTCtaaaatgttaaatattattttagtgtTACCCCTATCACAATGGTAAGTCACTTCTAATTGGCGATGCCGCCCACGCAATGGTACCTTACTATGGACAAGGAATGAATGCTGGATTCGAAGATTGCAGTGTGCTATTCTCAATTTTTGAACAGCCAAACTTAGCCGTCGAAGAAGTCTTGAAGCAATTTACTGAAACAAGATGGCAGGATGCACATGCTATTTGTGATCTAGCAATGTATAATTATGTTGTggtaatttattaaacatttaataggatgtattaaaaaatatatattttcaaataatactGTTTCAGATGAGAGATTTGACAAAACGCTTTTCATTCCGTTGTCGAAAAGTCTTTGATGATTTGCTTTACACATTGTTTCCAAACTTTTGGGTACCACTTTACAATAGTGTTTCATTTACAAATATGCCTTACCGGAAGtgtattgaaaatagaaaatggCAAGATAaggtaaaaattgaaatttaaactttttcgaaATTGATTATATTGGTAACGACTTTTGTTTTCACAGGCACTTCACAAGACATTCATTGTTTTAGGAAGTTTAACTGCACTCATTGGAATATCCTACGCAGCAGTCGTTTACGTTCCAGATCTAATATCTAATGGCACAATAAGGTTGTCATTAAAATAAacgtttgttgtttttgtaatgttaAATGGATGTAGTTGTTTTCCaaatatatttttcgtttttttgtaatattgttAATTCATTGTCTTTCTTTTTCTCGGAACATtagtaaaatttgaaaattgctAACATTTTGgtagatttaaaaattttagctcATGGTCTTCATTAGTTCAAG
Proteins encoded in this region:
- the LOC129909177 gene encoding kynurenine 3-monooxygenase isoform X2, whose translation is MKGRMLHDLKGNTTVVIYDSCNHQCLYSVGRKYLNEILLNKGEQYENIHLHFQHKLVTANLTEGTMQFNRNYSSTEIVNTEADLIIGCDGAFSAVRNQMIKVPGFNYTQEYIEHGYLELCIPAKNGEFQMPENYLHIWPRGSYMMIALPNQDKSFTVTLSMPFTVFSTITDADSLIEFFETNYCDALPLIGKEKLIKDFFKSKPQHLVSIKCYPYHNGKSLLIGDAAHAMVPYYGQGMNAGFEDCSVLFSIFEQPNLAVEEVLKQFTETRWQDAHAICDLAMYNYVVMRDLTKRFSFRCRKVFDDLLYTLFPNFWVPLYNSVSFTNMPYRKCIENRKWQDKALHKTFIVLGSLTALIGISYAAVVYVPDLISNGTIRLSLK
- the LOC129909177 gene encoding kynurenine 3-monooxygenase isoform X1, which produces MKVAVIGAGLVGSLAALNLAKKGHEVHLYEYRGDSRGSEITQGRSINLALSQRGRKALAAVGLEDEVLKTAIPMKGRMLHDLKGNTTVVIYDSCNHQCLYSVGRKYLNEILLNKGEQYENIHLHFQHKLVTANLTEGTMQFNRNYSSTEIVNTEADLIIGCDGAFSAVRNQMIKVPGFNYTQEYIEHGYLELCIPAKNGEFQMPENYLHIWPRGSYMMIALPNQDKSFTVTLSMPFTVFSTITDADSLIEFFETNYCDALPLIGKEKLIKDFFKSKPQHLVSIKCYPYHNGKSLLIGDAAHAMVPYYGQGMNAGFEDCSVLFSIFEQPNLAVEEVLKQFTETRWQDAHAICDLAMYNYVVMRDLTKRFSFRCRKVFDDLLYTLFPNFWVPLYNSVSFTNMPYRKCIENRKWQDKALHKTFIVLGSLTALIGISYAAVVYVPDLISNGTIRLSLK